A single Oncorhynchus kisutch isolate 150728-3 linkage group LG19, Okis_V2, whole genome shotgun sequence DNA region contains:
- the LOC109881226 gene encoding E3 ubiquitin-protein ligase SH3RF3-like has product MEGMSHSQRQQPSFWREKTWKGSDSSAESRPGIGSESGLSNSGTGDSTNPDRATCFGATQSPTKTSNISALNPPTTTQGKQQQANSSTLYQSNQTQPSNINGLYQSTQAQQPANINSGYQPTQTQGRGQPPSVSALNSLNHQVQQSQLSQPSAPPPNHSSSHRSGVTSQRVKRNSVRTGRHLSQQGVRKMSSGEAPPTITMALINPQSSSVSSDTKQSSTQQLSISVCAALYSYKPCRSEELELRKGEMVGVYGKFKEGWLRGLSLRTGKVGILPGNYVTPVLRTSARLLESKAVTAGPGTVPGRRTSSSSKTPAVVLALHRVNSDETTYSTGQRVPLQSASMATQPVTSSGGATRKSRHGVGSEGWDTVRRVFHSSHRGSSQRGNHYPHTTISSSSALQTQTHSQSSSQRCNHYPHTTSATSGLQPHSQSHSHSQNFSHIQAPGYSPALLRKKQHMSILPNHNRSLAWMSEGPVPSSGGFMKDRDTAAREVFDRQVLETRQAASNGQQSINSILVRPDALKNNTEKPTKSVRFLTQPDSPPPRPRTTSLPSGSQPPSSTRPGPPPLEVWAPSLTLGRDGPGIILKEGKAPVLRKGLETNPSDVLTSNQKPTSSAPSVSSSPSRHRVAVSYQAQTESEMSLMQGEPVLLHRHRPDGRVLLTQESSGHTGLFHSSVLQFLDRFS; this is encoded by the exons CCATTCACAGAGGCAGCAGCCAAGCTTCTGGAGGGAAAAGACCTGGAAGGGGAGTGACTCCTCGGCTGAATCTCGCCCAGGGATCGGTAGTGAGAGTGGATTAAGCAACAGCGGGACTGGTGACTCAACAAACCCCGACCGGGCAACCTGCTTCGGGGCGACCCAGAGCCCCACGAAGACCTCCAATATTTCTGCTctcaacccccccaccaccacccagggGAAACAGCAACAAGCTAACAGCAGCACCCTGTACCAGTCCAACCAGACACAACCTTCGAATATCAATGGTCTGTACCAGTCAACCCAGGCACAACAACCTGCTAATATCAACAGTGGGTACCAGCCGACCCAGACCCAGGGGCGGGGGCAGCCACCCAGCGTCAGTGCCCTCAACAGCCTGAACCATCAGGTTCAACAGAGCCAGCTGTCCCAACCCTCCGCCCCCCCTCCCAACCACAGCTCTTCTCACCGCTCAGGTGTGACCTCACAGCGCGTGAAGCGAAACTCAGTGAGAACTGGCAGACACCTGTCACAACAG GGCGTGAGGAAGATGAGTAGTGGTGAAGCTCCTCCCACCATCACCATGGCTCTGATCAACCCCCagtcctcctccgtctcctcgGACACCAAACAGTCCTCCACTCAGCAGCTCTCCATCAGTGT GTGTGCTGCTCTGTACTCCTACAAGCCCTGTCGTTCTGAGGAACTAGAGCTGAGGAAGGGGGAGATGGTGGGGGTGTATGGGAAGTTTAAGGAGGGCTGGCTCCGAGGCCTCTCTCTACGGACGGGCAAAGTGGGCATTCTGCCCGGCAACTACGTCACACCTGTCCTCAG AACCTCTGCCAGGCTCTTGGAGTCCAAGGCAGTGACGGCAGGCCCCGGTACAGTTCCTGGAAGAAGAACCTCCTCGTCCTCCAAGACCCCAGCGGTGGTTCTAGCTCTCCACAGGGTCAACTCCGATGAAACGACCTATTCTACGGGACAACGGGTTCCGCTGCAGTCCGCCTCCATGGCCACGCAGCCTGTGACGTCATCAGGCGGCGCCACCAGGAAGTCCCGGCACGGGGTGGGCTCGGAGGGATGGGACACAGTGAGGAGGGTCTTCCATAGTTCACACAGAG GCTCATCTCAGCGGGGAAACCActacccccacaccaccatctcttCCAGCTCAGCCCTTCAGACCCAGACCCACAGTCAGAGCTCATCCCAGCGCTGTAACCACTACCCCCACACTACCAGCGCCACCTCAGGCCTTCAGCCCCATTCTCAGTCCCATTCTCACAGCCAGAACTTTAGCCATATCCAGGCCCCTGGCTACTCCCCTGCTCTGCTCAGGAAGAAACAACACATGAGCATCCTGCCCAATCACAACAGATCTCTGGCCTGGATGTCTGAGGGACCCGTGCCCTCTAGTGGTGGTTTTATGAAGGACAGGGACACTGCTGCCAGAGAGGTGTTTGATAGGCAGGTGTTGGAGACAAGGCAAGCAGCATCGAATGGTCAGCAGTCCATCAACTCCATCCTAGTGAGACCAGACGCCCTCAAGAACAACACAGAGAAG CCCACTAAGTCAGTGCGGTTCCTGACCCAGCCTGATTCCCCTCCACCACGGCCCAGGACCACCTCCCTGCCCTCGGGTAGCCAGCCTCCCTCCAGTACCCGGCCTGGTCCCCCTCCCCTGGAGGTCTGGGCTCCATCACTCACACTGGGGCGAGATGGGCCTGGGATCATCCTGAAAGAAGGCAAGGCTCCTGTTCTTAGGAAAGGTCTGGAGACAAACCCCTCAGATGTTTTGACATCCAATCAGAAACCTACATCATCAGCACCATCAGTGTCCAGCAGCCCTAGCAG ACACAGAGTAGCGGTGTCGTACCAGGCCCAGACGGAGTCAGAGATGAGCCTGATGCAGGGTGAGCCTGTCCTGCTCCACAGACATCGGCCCGACGGCCGGGTTCTGCTCACCCAGGAGAGCAGTGGCCACACGGGCCTCTTCCATAGCAGTGTTCTACAGTTCTTAGACCGGTTCAGTTGA